A genome region from uncultured Fibrobacter sp. includes the following:
- a CDS encoding TIGR03915 family putative DNA repair protein: protein MLSISYDSSFDGFLSVVFEIYRQHLDVGEIHPDRSQAPCNLFMQPFRVETSEESAERLKRAIVNNASADILELLRVVFRSEEEGVEMKILAYLRKVFDGKDPNYAKNPTSSEMLPLYMIARSVRREAGGMLGMVRFSKMADGTYFAEIEPKYDILEMIVGHFRGRFANERWAIYDSSRSYGVFYDGQSPMRTPVEMTIPNLEAVKSATRADDMVRLWQDYYKSIAIKERENPKLLRRCLPVRYWKHLPERSVSVC from the coding sequence ATGCTTTCCATTTCCTACGATTCTTCTTTTGACGGCTTTCTGAGTGTCGTTTTCGAAATCTATCGCCAGCATCTGGATGTTGGTGAAATTCACCCAGACCGTAGCCAGGCTCCCTGCAACTTGTTTATGCAGCCTTTCCGCGTAGAAACCTCCGAGGAATCCGCCGAAAGGCTTAAGCGGGCCATTGTAAACAATGCAAGTGCCGACATTCTGGAACTGCTCCGAGTGGTGTTCCGCTCCGAAGAAGAGGGGGTCGAAATGAAGATTCTGGCTTACCTTCGCAAGGTTTTCGACGGCAAGGACCCGAATTACGCTAAGAACCCGACCTCTAGCGAGATGCTCCCGCTTTACATGATTGCCCGCTCCGTGCGGCGCGAGGCTGGCGGAATGTTGGGGATGGTTCGGTTCAGCAAGATGGCCGATGGAACCTATTTTGCTGAAATTGAGCCGAAATATGACATTCTGGAGATGATTGTGGGGCATTTTCGGGGGCGTTTTGCGAATGAACGCTGGGCCATTTACGATTCCAGTCGCTCCTATGGGGTGTTTTACGACGGGCAGAGCCCTATGCGTACCCCAGTGGAGATGACGATTCCGAACCTTGAGGCGGTCAAGTCGGCGACCAGGGCCGATGACATGGTGCGTCTTTGGCAGGATTACTACAAGTCTATCGCTATCAAGGAGCGTGAAAACCCCAAATTGCTCCGGAGGTGTCTGCCGGTGCGG